A genomic region of Pseudomonas frederiksbergensis contains the following coding sequences:
- a CDS encoding putative bifunctional diguanylate cyclase/phosphodiesterase, translated as MLIGSYSPALVLISLCVAILASYTALDLTGRIATAKGRAVHLWTAGGALAMGVGVWSMHFIGMLAFRLPVILGYDFAITALSLVIAMLSCGFALWLVSQPRLPGWQLAFGALIMGAGISGMHYTGMAAMRMQPGIDYDPTLFGASLAIAVGASAAALWIAFRLRQNTPYVRLVRGGAAVIMGIAIVGMHYTGMAAAQFPEGSFCGAALDGLSGKGLDNLVLVTTLAVLSIALLTSILDARLEARTAELANSLTLANRELTQLALHDTLTGLPNRVLLADRIDQAMQVVQEQGGCFALMFIDLDGFKPVNDAFGHHIGDQLLREVGMRLREDLRSQDALARIGGDEFVLLVQLAEPDDALRLAARQVELISRAFRVAEHDMQISASVGIAVYPGNGQTPQELLMNADAAMYHAKGTGKNGYSFFDASMNTNARKQLQMLQDLRNALELQQFSLHYQPKFDASNGLPIGAEALLRWEHPTQGMLLPDKFIELAEKTGLIIPIGDWVLNEACRQMSVWHVQGYTHWRIAVNLSALQFCHVGLVQSVAKALATHGLPANSLTLEITETTAMSDADASMTVLAQLSEMGVDLSIDDFGTGYSSLMYLKRLPANELKIDRGFVRDLERDSDDAAIVSAIVALGQALGLRIVAEGVETDVQQDFLTQLGCDSLQGYLLGHPLPAEKFMVDIHRAEHRVTV; from the coding sequence ATGCTCATCGGTAGCTATTCCCCCGCTCTGGTTCTGATCTCCCTTTGCGTGGCGATTCTTGCCTCCTATACCGCCCTGGACCTGACCGGTCGCATCGCAACAGCCAAAGGCCGGGCGGTTCACCTGTGGACGGCGGGTGGTGCGTTGGCCATGGGCGTGGGCGTCTGGTCGATGCACTTCATTGGGATGCTGGCGTTCAGGCTGCCGGTCATCCTCGGATACGACTTTGCCATCACCGCGTTGTCGCTGGTGATCGCGATGCTGTCCTGCGGGTTCGCGCTGTGGCTGGTCAGCCAGCCGCGTTTGCCAGGCTGGCAACTGGCGTTCGGCGCATTGATCATGGGCGCGGGCATCAGCGGCATGCACTACACCGGCATGGCCGCCATGCGCATGCAGCCGGGTATCGATTACGATCCGACATTGTTTGGTGCCTCGCTGGCGATCGCGGTCGGCGCTTCGGCCGCGGCATTGTGGATTGCCTTTCGTTTGCGCCAGAACACCCCGTATGTGCGCCTCGTTCGTGGCGGCGCCGCGGTGATCATGGGCATCGCGATTGTCGGCATGCACTACACCGGGATGGCGGCAGCGCAATTTCCCGAGGGCAGTTTTTGTGGCGCCGCGCTCGACGGTTTGAGTGGCAAGGGCCTGGACAACCTGGTGCTGGTCACCACCCTGGCGGTGTTAAGCATCGCGTTGCTGACCTCGATCCTCGATGCGCGCCTTGAAGCACGTACTGCTGAACTGGCCAACTCCTTGACCCTGGCCAACCGCGAACTCACCCAACTGGCGTTGCACGACACCCTGACCGGATTGCCGAACCGTGTGCTGCTGGCCGATCGCATCGATCAAGCCATGCAGGTGGTGCAGGAGCAGGGCGGTTGTTTCGCGTTGATGTTCATTGACCTGGACGGCTTCAAACCGGTCAACGATGCCTTTGGTCACCATATCGGCGATCAGTTGCTGCGTGAAGTCGGCATGCGTTTGCGCGAGGACCTGCGCAGCCAGGACGCGCTGGCACGGATTGGCGGTGACGAATTCGTCTTGCTGGTGCAGCTCGCCGAACCTGACGATGCCTTGCGACTGGCGGCGCGTCAGGTGGAGTTGATCTCACGCGCGTTCCGGGTTGCCGAACACGACATGCAGATCTCTGCCAGCGTTGGTATTGCCGTATACCCTGGCAACGGACAGACCCCGCAAGAACTGCTGATGAACGCCGATGCGGCGATGTATCACGCCAAAGGCACGGGCAAGAACGGCTATAGTTTCTTCGATGCCTCGATGAATACCAACGCTCGCAAGCAACTGCAAATGCTGCAGGATTTGCGCAATGCGCTCGAGCTACAGCAATTCAGCCTGCACTACCAACCCAAGTTTGATGCCAGCAATGGTCTGCCAATCGGTGCCGAAGCCTTGCTGCGTTGGGAACACCCGACCCAGGGCATGCTGCTGCCGGACAAGTTCATCGAGCTGGCGGAGAAAACCGGGTTGATCATCCCGATCGGCGACTGGGTGCTCAACGAAGCCTGCCGGCAAATGAGCGTCTGGCACGTCCAGGGTTACACCCACTGGCGCATTGCGGTGAATCTCTCGGCGTTGCAGTTCTGCCATGTCGGACTGGTTCAAAGCGTCGCCAAAGCGTTGGCCACTCATGGTTTGCCCGCCAACAGCCTGACCCTGGAAATCACCGAAACCACCGCCATGAGCGATGCTGACGCGAGCATGACGGTGCTTGCGCAGCTCTCGGAAATGGGCGTCGACCTGTCCATCGACGACTTTGGTACCGGTTATTCGAGTTTGATGTACCTCAAGCGCCTGCCGGCCAATGAACTGAAGATCGACCGTGGTTTTGTCCGCGACCTGGAGCGCGACAGCGATGACGCGGCGATCGTCTCGGCCATCGTCGCCCTCGGTCAGGCGTTAGGTTTGCGCATCGTCGCCGAAGGCGTGGAAACCGATGTGCAGCAGGACTTCCTGACCCAGCTGGGGTGTGATTCGTTGCAGGGTTATCTGCTCGGCCACCCGTTACCGGCCGAAAAGTTCATGGTCGACATCCACCGGGCCGAGCACAGGGTGACGGTCTGA
- the ccoG gene encoding cytochrome c oxidase accessory protein CcoG: MSDRIPVRLVETFEPSRPKMKAKPSDNQIHTRSFTGLFRTLRLSGAGFLFLAFFGTVWLNWGGRQAVLWDLSESKFHIFGATFWPQDFILLSALLIICAFGLFAITVFAGRVWCGYTCPQSSFTWLFMWCEKVTEGERNQRIKLQAAPWGLNKLMRRSAKHTMWLAISVLTGLTFVGYFTPIRPLANELLTLQMGGVSLFWVLFFTGATYINAGWLREAVCMHMCPYARFQSVMFDKDTLTISYDTARGESRGPRKREVKPADVGLGDCIDCHLCVQVCPTGIDIRDGLQMECIGCAACIDACDSIMDKMGYARGLISYTSEHELQGGKTHLLRPRLIGYTAVLLVMIGALALALMERPMVSLDVSKDRGLFRENSLGQIENIYSLKVINKTQQRQDYRLSLVDGDGFQLQGKTELSLAPGEIVDVPVSVAMTTDKPSSSSQKISFKITDSDEPSVNSVAQSRFVAPLNR, translated from the coding sequence ATGAGCGATAGAATCCCCGTCCGATTAGTAGAAACATTCGAGCCTTCGCGTCCAAAGATGAAGGCCAAACCCAGCGACAACCAGATTCACACCCGCAGCTTCACCGGTTTGTTCCGCACCTTGCGCCTGAGCGGTGCGGGGTTTCTGTTTCTGGCGTTTTTCGGCACCGTCTGGTTGAACTGGGGTGGCCGACAGGCCGTCCTCTGGGACTTGTCGGAAAGCAAATTCCACATCTTCGGCGCGACGTTCTGGCCGCAGGATTTCATCCTGCTCTCGGCCCTGCTGATCATCTGCGCCTTCGGCCTGTTCGCAATCACCGTGTTTGCCGGGCGGGTCTGGTGTGGCTACACCTGCCCGCAGAGCTCCTTCACCTGGCTGTTCATGTGGTGCGAAAAGGTCACCGAGGGCGAGCGTAACCAGCGGATCAAGCTGCAAGCCGCACCCTGGGGCCTGAACAAACTGATGCGTCGCTCGGCCAAACACACGATGTGGTTGGCCATCAGTGTGCTGACCGGCCTGACCTTTGTCGGGTACTTCACACCGATCCGCCCACTGGCCAATGAACTGCTGACCCTGCAAATGGGTGGCGTCAGCCTGTTCTGGGTGCTGTTCTTCACGGGCGCGACCTACATCAACGCCGGCTGGCTGCGTGAAGCCGTGTGCATGCACATGTGCCCCTATGCGCGGTTCCAGAGCGTGATGTTCGACAAAGACACGCTGACCATTTCCTACGATACCGCCCGTGGCGAAAGCCGTGGCCCGCGTAAACGCGAAGTGAAGCCTGCCGACGTAGGGCTGGGCGATTGCATCGACTGTCACCTGTGCGTGCAGGTCTGCCCGACCGGCATCGACATCCGCGACGGCTTGCAGATGGAATGCATCGGCTGTGCGGCGTGTATCGACGCCTGCGATTCGATCATGGACAAAATGGGCTATGCCCGTGGCCTGATCAGCTATACCTCCGAGCATGAGTTGCAAGGTGGCAAGACTCACCTGCTGCGGCCTCGGTTGATCGGCTACACCGCGGTGCTGCTGGTGATGATCGGTGCACTGGCACTGGCCCTGATGGAGCGGCCGATGGTGTCGCTGGACGTCAGCAAGGACCGAGGTCTGTTCCGCGAAAACAGCCTGGGGCAGATCGAAAACATCTACAGCCTCAAAGTCATCAACAAAACCCAGCAACGGCAAGACTATCGTTTGTCATTGGTGGACGGCGACGGCTTTCAGTTGCAGGGCAAGACCGAGCTGAGCCTCGCGCCGGGGGAGATTGTCGATGTGCCGGTGTCTGTGGCGATGACCACCGACAAGCCAAGCAGCAGCTCGCAGAAGATCAGCTTCAAGATCACCGACAGTGATGAGCCTTCGGTGAACAGCGTGGCGCAAAGCCGTTTTGTTGCACCGTTGAATCGTTGA
- the mapR gene encoding GntR family transcriptional regulator MpaR (MapR regulates genes involved in Pseudomonas quinolone signal (PQS) production and anthranilate metabolism) — protein MKRYEKFADDIAELIRSGVLGPGQRVPSVRYASQTYGVSPSTVFQAYYLLERRGLIRARPRSGYFVNTHAPSPFSEPVISSQVNESTEVDVSELVFSVLDSIKDPTTVPFGSAFPSPTLFPLQRLSRSLASAAREMDPRMVVTDMSPGNPQLRRQIALRYMVGGLMLPMEELLITNGALEALNLCLQAVTEPGDLVAIEAPAFYASLQVLERLKLKAVEIPVHPRDGIDLGVLAQTLERHPIKACWCMTSFQNPMGATMPETKKQELVELLRSHQVPLIEDDVYAELYYGQQAPKPAKAFDTEGLVMHCGSFAKSLAPGYRIGWVAAGRYAQKIERLKLMTSLCASMPAQAAIADYLQHGGYDRHLRKLRYALEEQQSAMLAAIARYFPAQTRVSQPAGGYFLWLELPSQMDSLKLFQMALAQGISIAPGPIFSPTQRFRNCIRLNYGSPWDEAAEKAMETLGRIVRSF, from the coding sequence ATGAAACGCTACGAAAAATTCGCTGACGACATTGCTGAACTGATCCGCTCCGGGGTGCTTGGCCCTGGTCAGCGCGTCCCCTCGGTGCGTTACGCCAGCCAGACTTACGGCGTCAGCCCGTCCACTGTGTTTCAGGCGTACTATCTGCTGGAACGTCGCGGGCTGATCCGTGCCCGGCCGCGCTCCGGCTACTTCGTCAACACCCACGCCCCGAGCCCGTTCTCGGAGCCGGTGATCAGCAGCCAGGTTAACGAGTCCACCGAAGTCGATGTCAGTGAACTGGTGTTCTCGGTGCTGGACTCGATCAAAGACCCGACCACCGTGCCCTTCGGCTCGGCCTTCCCGAGCCCGACGCTGTTTCCACTGCAACGCCTGTCACGCTCGCTGGCCAGCGCCGCCCGGGAGATGGACCCGCGCATGGTCGTCACCGACATGTCGCCGGGCAATCCGCAATTGCGTCGGCAAATCGCCCTGCGCTACATGGTCGGCGGCCTGATGCTGCCCATGGAGGAACTGCTGATCACCAACGGTGCACTCGAAGCGCTGAACCTGTGCCTGCAAGCGGTCACCGAACCCGGCGACCTGGTGGCCATCGAAGCCCCAGCGTTCTACGCCAGCCTGCAAGTGCTGGAACGCCTGAAGCTCAAAGCGGTGGAAATTCCGGTACACCCGCGCGATGGCATCGACCTCGGCGTGCTGGCGCAAACCCTTGAACGCCACCCGATCAAAGCCTGCTGGTGCATGACCAGTTTCCAGAACCCGATGGGCGCGACCATGCCCGAGACCAAGAAACAGGAACTGGTCGAGTTGTTGCGCAGTCATCAGGTGCCGCTAATCGAAGACGACGTCTATGCCGAACTCTATTACGGTCAGCAAGCACCGAAACCGGCCAAAGCCTTCGACACCGAAGGGCTGGTGATGCACTGCGGTTCCTTCGCCAAGAGCCTCGCCCCTGGTTACCGCATCGGCTGGGTCGCCGCCGGGCGCTATGCGCAGAAAATCGAACGCCTGAAACTCATGACCTCACTCTGCGCCTCGATGCCGGCCCAGGCGGCGATCGCCGATTACCTGCAACACGGTGGCTACGACCGCCACCTGCGCAAACTGCGCTACGCCCTCGAAGAGCAGCAAAGCGCCATGCTTGCCGCCATCGCCCGCTACTTCCCGGCCCAGACCCGCGTCAGCCAACCGGCTGGGGGGTACTTCCTGTGGCTGGAACTGCCTTCGCAGATGGATTCGTTGAAGTTGTTTCAGATGGCGCTGGCGCAGGGAATCAGCATTGCGCCCGGACCGATCTTTTCACCGACCCAGCGATTCAGGAATTGTATTCGGTTGAACTATGGAAGCCCTTGGGATGAGGCTGCTGAGAAGGCAATGGAAACCTTGGGACGGATTGTGCGGTCGTTCTAA
- a CDS encoding SDR family oxidoreductase: protein MDKVIVITGGSRGIGAATALLAAEQGYRICINYQADEQAAQQVLEQVRALGAQAIAVRADVSIEDEVISLFHRVDTELGRVTALVNNAGTVGQKSRVDEMSEFRILKILKTNVLAPILCAKHALLRMSPKHGGQGGSIVNVSSVASRLGSPGEYVDYAASKGALDTFTIGLSKEVAGEGIRVNAVRPGYIYTDFHALSGDPDRVSKLESGIPMARGGRPDEVAEAIIWLLSDKASYATGTFVDLAGGR from the coding sequence ATGGACAAAGTCATCGTCATTACCGGTGGCAGTCGCGGTATCGGCGCCGCTACAGCGCTCTTGGCCGCTGAGCAGGGCTATCGAATTTGCATCAACTACCAGGCCGATGAGCAGGCCGCGCAACAGGTCCTCGAGCAAGTCCGTGCGCTCGGCGCCCAGGCGATTGCGGTACGTGCCGACGTCAGCATCGAAGACGAAGTGATCAGCCTGTTCCACCGCGTTGACACTGAGCTGGGTCGAGTCACTGCGCTGGTGAACAACGCCGGTACCGTCGGGCAAAAGTCGCGCGTAGATGAAATGTCCGAATTTCGCATTCTGAAAATCCTGAAAACCAATGTCCTGGCACCGATCCTCTGCGCCAAGCATGCACTGCTGCGCATGTCACCCAAACACGGCGGGCAGGGCGGTAGCATCGTCAACGTGTCCTCGGTCGCCTCGCGCCTCGGTTCACCGGGTGAATACGTTGATTACGCCGCCTCCAAAGGCGCGCTGGATACGTTCACCATCGGCCTGTCCAAGGAAGTCGCCGGTGAAGGCATCCGCGTCAACGCGGTACGTCCCGGCTACATCTATACCGACTTCCACGCCCTGAGCGGCGACCCGGATCGTGTCAGCAAGCTTGAATCGGGCATTCCCATGGCCCGCGGCGGTCGCCCGGATGAAGTGGCCGAGGCGATTATCTGGTTGCTGTCGGACAAGGCTTCTTATGCGACCGGGACCTTTGTTGATCTGGCGGGTGGGCGCTAA
- a CDS encoding efflux transporter outer membrane subunit, which produces MTDRCPLNLDAPTARCLVSARGSRLLSLSLSVLMLSACAIGPDYQRPPVAEPAQFKQADGWRQATPSDSLARGAWWELYGDQPLNGLVEKLNSANQTVAQSEAQYRQAQALVRSARGAFFPTVDLSAGKTRSSQGTGSSSSSLSSTNSGIRDTYNTQLGVSWEADVWGKLRRGLEADKASAEASFADLAAMRLSQQSELVQNYLQLRVIDQQKRLLQATVENYQRSLQMTENQYRAGVSGKDAVVQAQTQLKSTQADMIDLIWQRAQFENAIAVLIGLPPAEFNLAETQNIPTLPQVPLTLPSQLLERRPDIASAERSIIAANAHIGVAKAAYYPDLTLSMSGGYSSSTYSNLISLPNRFWSVGPKLAMTLFDGGQRSAEVDRTEAVYDQTVAKYRQTVLDGFREVENYLVQLKVLEDEAAVRQQALDAARESLRLTLNQYKAGLIAYLDVVVVQATALSNERSVLTLQQSRLIASVNLIAALGGGWDGQTQP; this is translated from the coding sequence ATGACTGACCGTTGCCCACTCAACCTTGACGCACCGACGGCCCGGTGCCTGGTTTCGGCCCGCGGCTCGCGCTTGCTGAGTCTTTCGCTCAGCGTCTTGATGCTCAGTGCCTGCGCCATTGGCCCGGACTATCAGCGCCCGCCAGTGGCTGAGCCAGCGCAGTTCAAGCAGGCAGACGGCTGGCGTCAGGCGACTCCGAGTGACTCATTGGCGCGTGGCGCCTGGTGGGAGCTGTACGGTGATCAGCCGCTCAACGGGCTGGTCGAAAAACTCAACAGTGCCAACCAGACCGTTGCCCAGTCCGAAGCCCAATACCGTCAGGCTCAGGCCTTGGTGCGCAGTGCCCGAGGTGCGTTTTTTCCAACGGTTGATTTGAGCGCCGGGAAAACCCGTTCGAGTCAGGGCACTGGTAGCAGCAGTTCAAGCCTGAGCAGTACCAATAGCGGCATCCGCGACACCTATAACACTCAGCTTGGGGTGAGTTGGGAGGCGGATGTCTGGGGCAAACTGCGTCGTGGCCTGGAAGCCGATAAGGCCAGTGCCGAAGCGAGTTTTGCCGACCTGGCCGCGATGCGCCTGAGTCAACAATCGGAGTTGGTGCAGAACTACCTGCAATTGCGAGTGATCGACCAGCAAAAGCGCCTGCTGCAAGCCACGGTCGAAAATTATCAGCGCTCGCTGCAAATGACCGAAAATCAGTACCGCGCCGGCGTTTCCGGCAAGGACGCGGTCGTTCAGGCGCAAACCCAGCTGAAAAGTACTCAGGCCGACATGATCGACCTGATCTGGCAGCGTGCGCAGTTCGAGAACGCAATTGCCGTGCTGATCGGCTTGCCGCCGGCTGAATTCAATCTGGCTGAAACCCAGAACATTCCAACGTTGCCGCAGGTTCCGCTGACGCTGCCCTCGCAACTGCTGGAGCGCCGCCCGGACATCGCATCCGCCGAGCGTTCGATCATCGCTGCCAACGCCCACATCGGCGTGGCCAAAGCTGCTTACTACCCGGACCTTACGTTGAGTATGTCCGGCGGTTACAGCAGCAGTACCTATTCCAACCTGATCAGCCTGCCGAACCGTTTCTGGTCGGTCGGACCGAAACTCGCCATGACCCTGTTCGACGGCGGCCAGCGCTCGGCGGAAGTCGACCGCACCGAGGCGGTCTACGACCAGACTGTGGCCAAGTACCGGCAAACCGTGCTCGACGGGTTCCGCGAGGTCGAAAACTATCTGGTGCAACTCAAGGTGCTGGAAGACGAAGCGGCGGTACGTCAGCAAGCGCTGGACGCGGCCCGTGAGTCATTGCGCCTGACCCTGAACCAGTACAAGGCCGGGTTGATCGCCTACCTTGATGTGGTGGTGGTCCAGGCCACGGCCCTGAGCAATGAACGCAGCGTACTGACCTTGCAGCAAAGCCGGCTGATCGCCAGTGTGAATTTGATCGCCGCATTGGGCGGTGGCTGGGATGGCCAGACCCAGCCGTAG
- a CDS encoding alpha-1,4-glucan--maltose-1-phosphate maltosyltransferase, with protein MTTEKPTELQYNPQLPLSQALLLPRIVIENTMPVIDGGQFAAKAIEGQAVTVTSKVFADGHDTLAVRVRWRAEADSIWQSEIMTDLGNNAWQGQFSVATPGQYRFCIEAWIDQFASFCHELEKKHAVGVPVSLELQEGRTQVLQAAERSDGHLSEKLAALYHELAGLLEIEQVALFLHPRSAGLMAEADHRPYLSLSPEYPLDVERERAQFASWYELFPRSITDDPARHGTFNDVHSRLAMIQDMGFDVLYFPPIHPIGRRYRKGPNNSLTAGFDDHGSPYAIGGVEGGHEAIHPLLGSREEFRRLVAAATAHGLEIALDFAIQCSQDHPWLAQHPGWFNWRPDGTIKYAENPPKKYQDIVNVDFYASEAIPSLWLELRDIVVGWVKEGVTMFRVDNPHTKPLPFWQWLIADVRALYPEVIFLAEAFTTPAMMARLGKVGYSQSYTYFTWRNTKYELATYLTELNQSPWRECFRPNFFVNTPDINPGFLHDSGRAGFLIRAALATMGSGLWGMYSGFELCESAPVPGKEEYLDSEKYEIRVRDFNAPGNIIAEIAQLNRIRRQNPALHSHLGLQVYTAWNDSILYFGKRTADGSNFILVAVSLDPFNAQEAHFELPLWEMGLPDDAVTQGEDLMNGHRWTWYGKTQWMRIEPWNQPFGIWRITV; from the coding sequence ATGACGACCGAGAAACCGACTGAGCTGCAGTACAACCCGCAACTGCCACTGTCGCAGGCCTTGCTGCTGCCGCGGATTGTCATCGAGAACACGATGCCGGTGATCGATGGCGGCCAGTTTGCGGCCAAGGCTATTGAAGGGCAGGCGGTGACGGTGACCAGCAAGGTCTTCGCCGACGGTCACGATACACTCGCGGTGCGGGTGCGTTGGCGCGCTGAGGCCGACTCGATCTGGCAAAGCGAAATCATGACCGATCTGGGCAATAACGCCTGGCAAGGCCAGTTCAGTGTCGCAACGCCTGGGCAGTATCGATTCTGTATCGAGGCCTGGATCGATCAGTTCGCCAGTTTCTGTCATGAACTGGAAAAGAAACACGCCGTGGGTGTGCCGGTCAGCCTGGAGCTGCAAGAAGGGCGCACCCAGGTGCTGCAGGCGGCGGAGCGCAGTGACGGTCATCTGAGCGAGAAGCTTGCGGCGCTGTACCATGAACTGGCCGGGCTGCTCGAAATCGAGCAAGTCGCGCTGTTTCTGCACCCGCGCAGTGCCGGGTTGATGGCCGAGGCCGATCACCGTCCCTATCTCAGTCTGAGTCCGGAGTACCCGCTGGATGTCGAGCGCGAACGTGCGCAGTTCGCCAGTTGGTATGAGTTGTTTCCCCGCTCGATCACCGACGATCCGGCGCGTCACGGTACCTTCAACGATGTGCACTCACGTCTGGCGATGATTCAGGACATGGGCTTTGACGTGCTGTATTTCCCGCCGATTCACCCGATTGGTCGCCGTTATCGCAAAGGCCCGAACAATTCCCTGACCGCAGGTTTCGATGACCACGGCAGCCCGTATGCCATTGGCGGCGTCGAAGGTGGGCACGAGGCGATTCATCCGTTGTTGGGCAGTCGCGAGGAATTCCGTCGTCTGGTCGCGGCGGCCACCGCACATGGGCTGGAGATCGCCCTGGATTTCGCCATTCAATGTTCCCAGGACCACCCGTGGCTTGCGCAGCATCCGGGTTGGTTCAATTGGCGGCCGGACGGCACGATCAAATATGCCGAGAACCCACCGAAGAAGTACCAGGACATCGTCAACGTCGACTTCTACGCCAGCGAGGCGATTCCCAGCCTGTGGCTGGAGCTACGGGACATCGTGGTCGGCTGGGTCAAGGAGGGGGTGACGATGTTTCGCGTCGACAATCCCCACACCAAACCCCTGCCGTTCTGGCAGTGGCTGATCGCTGATGTGCGGGCGCTGTATCCCGAGGTGATCTTCCTTGCCGAAGCCTTTACCACCCCGGCGATGATGGCGCGTCTGGGCAAAGTCGGTTACTCCCAGAGCTACACCTACTTCACCTGGCGTAACACCAAATACGAATTGGCGACGTACCTCACCGAGCTGAACCAGTCGCCCTGGCGCGAGTGCTTTCGGCCAAACTTTTTCGTCAATACACCTGACATCAATCCGGGTTTTCTGCATGACTCGGGCCGCGCCGGGTTTCTGATCCGGGCGGCGCTGGCGACCATGGGCTCGGGCCTGTGGGGCATGTATTCAGGGTTTGAGCTGTGCGAGTCGGCGCCAGTGCCGGGCAAGGAGGAATACCTCGATTCCGAGAAGTATGAAATCCGCGTCCGGGACTTCAATGCGCCGGGCAACATCATCGCCGAGATCGCTCAGCTCAACCGCATTCGCCGGCAAAACCCGGCCTTGCATAGCCATTTGGGTTTGCAGGTCTACACGGCGTGGAACGACAGCATTCTGTACTTCGGTAAACGCACGGCCGATGGCAGCAATTTTATTCTGGTGGCGGTCAGCCTCGACCCGTTCAACGCCCAGGAGGCGCACTTCGAATTACCGCTGTGGGAGATGGGCCTGCCTGACGACGCAGTGACCCAGGGTGAGGACCTGATGAACGGCCACCGCTGGACCTGGTATGGCAAGACCCAGTGGATGCGTATCGAACCGTGGAATCAGCCGTTCGGGATATGGCGGATAACCGTTTAG